In Silene latifolia isolate original U9 population chromosome X, ASM4854445v1, whole genome shotgun sequence, the following proteins share a genomic window:
- the LOC141620813 gene encoding uncharacterized protein LOC141620813, with the protein MDALSYDRQSLSEEHEIRLSSMTDELRLVYNEVTEAALNNKGGVFFVYGYGGTGKTFLWRALCACFRSKGDIVVAIASSGIAATLIPGGVTAHSRFGISINVTEDCICSRIKPDSDLAELLIRAKLIIWDEAPMTHRHCFEALDKSLKDVTRVLDVGNAKLPFGGKVVVFGGDFRQTLPVVSKGSRADVVAASLCSSYLWSFCKVLRLTKNMRLQVGSSSDNVEELRKISEWLLEIGDGIAGGENDGEVDLELPADLLIQDVTNPIKTLVDVTYPDLLAQLWNPEYLQQRAILAPTHEIVESVNEYVLSLIKKDERIYLSSDEACSDDRGTGDGDIHSTEFLNSIKCAGLPNHQLKLKVGVMVMLLRNIDQSRGLCTVPQTKAPSETMTSHKIPSSKAPSTSGGSASEQPKRTPLSDKEIEAVLLGGGD; encoded by the exons ATGGATGCGTTGTCGTACGATAGACAGTCCTTGAGTGAAGAACATGAGATTCGGTTATCTTCAATGACTGACGAGCTGAGGTTGGTGTATAATGAAGTTACGGAAGCTGCTTTAAATAACAAAGGAGGGGTGTTCTTCGTTTATGGATATGGTGGAACTGGGAAAACTTTCCTTTGGAGAGCTTTGTGTGCCTGTTTCAGGAGTAAGGGCGATATTGTTGTGGCTATTGCGTCAAGTGGAATTGCAGCAACATTGATACCAGGTGGTGTAACAGCTCATTCCAGGTTTGGAATTTCCATTAATGTAACGGAGGATTGCATATGCTCCCGAATTAAGCCCGACAGTGATTTAGCTGAACTTTTGATACGTGCTAAACTCATAATATGGGATGAAGCACCAATGACTCATAGGCATTGCTTTGAGGCCCTTGATAAAAGTTTAAAAGATGTAACGCGTGTTTTGGACGTGGGAAATGCTAAACTGCCGTTTGGTGGGAAAGTTGTGGTATTCGGGGGTGATTTTAGACAGACATTACCGGTtgtttcaaaaggaagtagagcAGATGTTGTGGCTGCATCCCTGTGTTCATCGTATTTATGGTCTTTCTGCAAG GTACTTAGATTAACCAAAAATATGCGATTGCAAGTTGGTAGTTCAAGTGACAATGTTGAGGAGTTACGAAAAATCTCCGAATGGCTCTTAGAGATTGGAGATGGTATAGCAGGCGGTGAAAATGATGGAGAAGTTGATCTAGAATTACCAGCCGACTTACTAATTCAAGATGTGACGAATCCTATTAAGACATTAGTAGATGTCACTTATCCGGATCTGCTAGCACAATTGTGGAATCCGGAATATCTCCAACAAAGGGCAATCCTGGCCCCTACTCACGAGATTGTTGAATCAGTAAATGAATATGTTTTATCGCTTATTAAAAAGGATGAGAGAATTTATTTAAGCTCCGATGAGGCATGTAGTGATGACAGAGGTACAGGTGACGGTGACATTCACTCTACTGAATTCCTCAACAGTATTAAATGTGCCGGACTCCCGAATCACCAATTGAAGTTGAAGGTCGGTGTTATGGTGATGCTTCTGCGAAACATTGATCAATCACGTGGGTTGT GTACAGTGCCCCAAACAAAGGCACCTTCGGAAACAATGACTTCTCACAAGATACCATCCTCAAAGGCACCCAGTACTTCAGGTGGCTCAGCTTCAGAGCAGCCTAAACGCACACCTCTGTCTGACAAGGAGATAGAAGCTGTTTTG TTGGGTGGTGGCGATTGA
- the LOC141620814 gene encoding uncharacterized protein LOC141620814 produces MGGKIDHSINQGKGPYTFRMGDQNCHRIGTLVPTGDVRPKFCQLYIYDMEEEVQNRKNAISPGDPSRFNDELIRLLENMIDSHNTIAKTFRKVRDRLAVNTDSEVSIKLISRRSSNGRTYNLPTVSEVAALIEGDIGPHMEKRDIIVRRSCVVYTIEFKKRGLPHAHIVLFLHREDKFPTAADVDKIISAEIPNPTTDPVLHSVVCEYMLHGPCGKAKPSCPCMVGDNYSKYYQKPCTERTTVDGDGYPIYKRSKKGVTVIKDDVPLGNNFVIPYNSQLLLKYRAHINVEWCNQSRSIKYLFKYINKGSDRVTMQSSYTRCNEENPGRFDKIKRFYGCRYLCACEAAWRIFGFDIHYRTHAVERLQYHLPDEQPIVFHDDDWVDEVVENTSLGVSQFLNWMGCNNSTVEEMQVAEELLYCEFPTKFVWKKKVRQ; encoded by the exons ATGGGCGGTAAAATCGATCATTCCATCAATCAAGGTAAAGGACCGTACACCTTTAGGATGGGAGATCAAAATTGTCATCGGATAGGGACTTTGGTACCGACCGGAGATGTAAGGCCAAAGTTCTGTCAACTTTACATATATGATATGGAAGAGGAAGTTCAAAATCGAAAAAATGCCATTAG TCCAGGGGATCCATCAAGGTTCAATGACGAGTTAATACGATTGTTGGAAAATATGATTGACTCTCACAATACAATTGCAAAGACATTTAGGAAGGTTAGGGATAGACTGGCTGTAAATACAGACAGTGAAGTGAGTATCAAACTTATTTCAAGGAGATCAAGTAATGGAAGAACTTACAATCTTCCAACAGTTTCAGAGGTAGCAGCTTTAATTGAGGGGGATATTGGTCCACATATGGAGAAGCGAGATATTATTGTGAGAAGGTCGTGCG TCGTGTATACTATTGAATTTAAAAAACGTGGACTCCCTCATGCCCATATAGTATTGTTCCTACATCGGGAGGACAAATTTCCTACAGCCGCAGATGTCGACAAAATCATTTCCGCGGAGATTCCTAATCCGACTACAGATCCCGTCTTACATAGTGTTGTTTGCGAGTATATGCTTCATGGACCGTGTGGTAAAGCAAAGCCCTCATGTCCGTGTATGGTCGGAGACAACTACTCAAAATATTACCAAAAGCCGTGCACCGAGAGAACAACAGTTGACGGTGATGGGTACCCTATATACAAGAGAAGCAAGAAAGGAGTTACGGTGATTAAAGATGATGTGCCCCTGGGAAATAATTTTGTCATTCCATATAACTCTCAGTTGTTGTTGAAATATCGGGCTCATATCAATGTCGAATGGTGTAATCAATCTAGATCCATAAAGTACCTATTTAAGTACATTAACAAGGGCTCTGATCGAGTTACCATGCAGTCGTCTTACACACGATGTAATGAGGAGAACCCTGGTCGATTTGATAAGATTAAGAGGTTTTACGGTTGTCGATATCTCTGTGCATGTGAAGCCGCTTGGAGAATTTTTGGGTTTGATATCCACTACAGAACTCATGCTGTTGAAAGGCTACAGTACCATCTTCCAGACGAGCAACCTATTGTCTTCCACGATGATGATTGGGTTGATGAGGTCGTAGAAAATACTTCGCTCGGGGTGTCACAATTTCTTAATTGGATGGGCTGTAATAATTCGACAGTAGAAGAGATGCAGGTTGCTGAAGAATTATTGTACTGTGAATTTCCAACCAAATTTGTTTGGAAAAAGAAAGTTCGCCAATAG